The genomic interval TCTGAGCCGACCAGTGCACACATGAGCGACTTACACACCTGAATGTGGAATTTACCCACCGGCTTCAGGTTGAACATCGTATAAAAGGTGACGGTTTCGTAGACCTGCGGCGGTGTTAGCCCAAGCAACTGTGCGATTTCTTGCATGACGGACTCGCTCACGTAGCCCAGGTCGCGCTGGGCGACATAGAGCAGCGGGATCAACGCCGAGCGCTTGACCGGATAACGGCTCAGGATCTCATCAATTTCGTTCTGATGCTTTTCTCTGAACATGACTTTGTGTCGTGTGCCTTCTACCTTGTTACGTGCCACATTCTTAACTGGCTCAACTAGCGATCACATTCCCCCATGACGACATCGTACGTTCCAAAAATCGTAATGATGTCGGAAATTAAATAGCCCCGTGCCATGTGATCGAACGCGCCCATGTGGATAAAGGACGGCGAGCGAATCTTTAGGCGATAGGGACGCGGACTCCCATCACTGATGATGAAGAAGCCGAGTTCCCCTTTGGGGGCTTCAGTCGGGCAATAGGTTTCACCTTTTGGCGGTTTGAACCCTTGCGTAAAGATAATGAAATGATGAATCAAACTCTCCATATCCCGCATCACCAGTTGTTTCGGCGGTGGAATGTATTGCGGCATCTCGGCAATGATTGGGCCGGGCGGCATCTGGTCAAGACATTGGGAGATGATCCGTGCACTCTGGCGCATTTCCTCGACGCGTATCCAATAGCGGTCATACGTGTCGCCGTTTTTCCCGACCGGAACCTCCCAATCCACTTTGTGGTAGACCCCATAGGGTTCGAGTTTGCGGACATCATAGGCCACGCCGGATCCACGCAGAGCCGGACCGGTCATGCCGAAATTGATAGCGTCTTTCCCGGAGATCACTGCGATATGTTTGGTTCGTGCCAGCCAAATCCGGTTACCGGCGAGGAGTGAGTCGTACTCATCGACCTTTTGCGGGAACGTCTCCAAGAATGTTTTCAGGCGACTCACTAATTCCGGAGTGAAGTCGCTGTCGACACCGCCGATCCGATAGTAATTCAAGGTCAACCTGGCTCCGCAGAGCTGCTCGAACATGTCCAGCAGGATTTCGCGTTCGCGGAACGTCCAAAAGAACACCGTCATTGCGCCGATATCCAAGGCCTGGGCGCCCAGCCAAAAG from Nitrospira sp. carries:
- a CDS encoding NAD(P)H-dependent oxidoreductase subunit E, with protein sequence MFREKHQNEIDEILSRYPVKRSALIPLLYVAQRDLGYVSESVMQEIAQLLGLTPPQVYETVTFYTMFNLKPVGKFHIQVCKSLMCALVGSDTVIGWIKMKLGIAPGESTADGLFTLSAVECLAACGTGPMMQINDDYYEQLSEDKLDRILADLRSNGTSALKSGPFMWPEPVTVKSET